The genomic window TGACGTGAGTGCAGGAACAATACCACTTAACTCAATCATCTCTTTAGGACCATGTCCAAAAAGGCATGCAACGGGCATGCCGTGCATATTGCCACTTGGGGTAGATTCTGATGTATTGAAATCAGTGTGTGCATCAAGCCATATCACACGCAACTTCTTACCGCTTTCACGTACATAACGAGAAACCGCACTTATAGATCCTGTAGCCAAACAGTGATCACCGCCGAGCATAATGGGCAAATTCCCTTGCTTTAGTTCATCGTATATCGCATCGCATGTAAGACGATTCCACTCAACCACCTCATCAAAATTCCTGTAACCCCTTTCTGGTGCACGTACAGGATTAACAGGACCGTGCAGATTTCCGCGATCTAAAACTTCAAACCCCATCGCCAAAAGTCTATCACTAATACCTGCAACACGAAGAGCCTCAGGACCCATAGATGAGCCCCTATGACCTGCTCCCACATCTGTGGGTACCCCAACTAGTGCGATTTTTTTCTTCATATTAATAAATAACTCGAGTTTTAATAGTACCGTCGATTGCTTTAAGTTTATCTAAAATAGTAGCCGTATCAGTGACTACTGTATCAACTACAACATAACCAATTTCTGCATTAGTTTGTAGATACTGTCCTAAAATATTTAGCCCACTATCGATAAATACTTTATTTACTTCTGCTAATACCCCTGGTTTATTTTCATGAATATGCATAAAACGGCTTGCACTCTTATTAGGTGTTAAGCCGACTTCAGGGAAATTAACTGATGTTATTGTAGTACCCACATCTGAGTACGCAACGATTTTGCTTGCAACTTCGGTACCGATATTAAATTGTGCTTCAACCGTAGACCCACCAATATGGGGCGTTAGAATAACATTTTCAAATGCACGTAATGGAGATACGAATTCCTCTTGGTTTGATTTTGGCTCTTTCGGGAAGACATCGATTGCTGCTCCAGCTAAATGACCACTTTCAAGAGCCGCCGCTAAACCATCAATATCCACAACAGTACCCCGAGACGCATTTATAAGAATGCTGTCCTTTTTCATTTTGGCAATGCGTTCTGCACTCATCAAATTTTTTGTTGTTTCATCCTCTGGTACGTGCAATGTTACGATATCGGATTGGGCTAGTAAATCCTCAAGAACTGGGACCTCACGAGCATTGCCAATAGGGAGTTTTGCTTCTATATCATTAAAAATAACTTCCATGCCAAGGGCTTCAGCCAACACAGAAATCTGAGTGCCAATATTACCGTAACCGATAATACCTAATTTTTTTCCACGTACTTCATGGCAACCATCAGCGGATTTCTTCCACTCACCACGATGTACCTGAGTGCTAGCTTGTGGAACTTTTCGCATTAAAAGAATCATCTCAGCAAGCACGAGCTCCGCCACAGACCTAGTGTTTGAGAAAGGTGCATTAAAGACTGCAATACCGCGCTTTGTGGC from Taylorella equigenitalis ATCC 35865 includes these protein-coding regions:
- the rocF gene encoding arginase, with protein sequence MKKKIALVGVPTDVGAGHRGSSMGPEALRVAGISDRLLAMGFEVLDRGNLHGPVNPVRAPERGYRNFDEVVEWNRLTCDAIYDELKQGNLPIMLGGDHCLATGSISAVSRYVRESGKKLRVIWLDAHTDFNTSESTPSGNMHGMPVACLFGHGPKEMIELSGIVPALTSDQIYQIGIRSVDSIEKVLVHEAGHQVFDMRKLDEIGMREAMEFALDGLTDEYHLHVSFDVDFLDPEIAPGVGTTVRGGPDYREAQLCMEMIADTGLISSLDIVELNPALDVQNLTANIACELVESLFGKNTLVRQ
- the serA gene encoding phosphoglycerate dehydrogenase, which produces MEKFSLDKDKIKIVLLEGVHPNALEVLGRNGYTNIDYHKKALEGDDLIEAISDAHFIGIRSRTQLTEEVLSKAQKLIGIGCFCIGTNQVNLEAATKRGIAVFNAPFSNTRSVAELVLAEMILLMRKVPQASTQVHRGEWKKSADGCHEVRGKKLGIIGYGNIGTQISVLAEALGMEVIFNDIEAKLPIGNAREVPVLEDLLAQSDIVTLHVPEDETTKNLMSAERIAKMKKDSILINASRGTVVDIDGLAAALESGHLAGAAIDVFPKEPKSNQEEFVSPLRAFENVILTPHIGGSTVEAQFNIGTEVASKIVAYSDVGTTITSVNFPEVGLTPNKSASRFMHIHENKPGVLAEVNKVFIDSGLNILGQYLQTNAEIGYVVVDTVVTDTATILDKLKAIDGTIKTRVIY